A window from Littorina saxatilis isolate snail1 linkage group LG9, US_GU_Lsax_2.0, whole genome shotgun sequence encodes these proteins:
- the LOC138975346 gene encoding uncharacterized protein isoform X3 — protein sequence MGAASVFTLFVLLASFAVSTGNACGGNHVIRHQPISFSSPDYGVAPYPVNSMCYWVFTSYNKKPLRLTFSEMDLEAHPKCYNDYVVIYTGSCGGSRPIKRCGWSLPHPVISKGGRLCVMFRSDSMMSLRGFNASVELITETPKPDASSISVLPSPSVLATTISTAATWHSSSSSTTLTGSDDGDSKDPPHTSIPPDPSVPSPTATVQYPDDTRDASRLSQYVTLQTGGGFVSSLTELEPRTKILLLTTSVQSSMSGSVLTFSEISLKSVHTSFESTLFSLSSSSGQLMTSDLFTPLSSSSSSSSSSSSSSSSSSSSSSSSSSSSPSLLSSVMPSFLTTNVIEDVTRKDSLETPVMSTVKATETHSMTYFHSVSSAVEEMPAPSSVVFLAASASQASPLSGLFPSPTMVSSLSLASTVLSTSLTESPSPFASSPLYPSVLPLPSLSSLYWSSASSSPSSSSSSAWFLQPPLSSPMNVVSGEFSSSSLVTSTNPATNKPTTVAAVPSTSLASVQTSGATPEDSTASLPLAPCVGEGYVVATSHVVMSPNFGLGQVYPNGARCLWKIAVPKQDGEALLTFTSMDIEYHPQCLYDVLNIYSAQPASTGNGSLNTPASTGVGSLNTPTSSNSALHPQLPASPDHTYCGTAVPAPLTFLGDFFVEFKSDGVIPRPGFAATVKILDPPPEPTTTSSTTTTSTTTTTTTTTTTTTIPTAPSTLKPATASQIEEVEMCKTKTAYVEQEVYVISPGYQAGQYPINVQCGLTLTTSAGKKLYVEFLEIAVEYHRSCSWDRLTVYDGYVSKQTMLATCCGVSPPSDVITVTSMLTLEFVSDVIYPDRGFRLRISVIEDSNETTSKLPSPSPSTTTPLPDATNPSSSSNTSQPTTVQDMSSLSQISSAVSPTSKTKISAPAAKTTPAVSSSALLQPQDDSSKLLEYAPLTSLSSKPAFTDSSADDSSTISPYATLPMENVHTMFEATPTTVTLSSFRNTASAESSMEDSSRILPSSTLSLESADTFFETAPTTSLHASFPNTVLVADTGSVLSPSTEQTDASVESLQPWSMSASVYPSLPESTLPPSQAGSQTTSVPSQKTSTGVETTVSKASKDVSTVTTSTETTTRTPTTVTSTTTMVSQVKNMTVEACSGVPAILSSQTGEITSPGFLSGESYPDNIRCLWVVEVPTGMMVRLKFTSFDVENQSSCSFDSLKIWESEPETGTLLRSFCGASLPEDVTSEQNLVLDFNSDRIGRASGFRAIYELLHLVTQTPDACPEGRAACRSGLCIPHQWFCDGEEDCPSGDDEENCGGCQEGEFQCLDDSCLPGYNVCDGTAQCSDREDEQMCVRVTTDGLLQVNREGEWIPVCERNWTQEVANGACAAANLGPVIEFGTTSVNAEIFALWRKEDAAMYLQAKGAANLSSRCPANKAVVVSCSERVCGKGDSPSLPQPYVLGSEASVNGQWPWTVAIMTGGTFKCGGSLVDDQWVVTAAHCLYNLINIPERLTVTSGNVNLYAKTRQETRVSEIILHPDNDFISNSDIALMRLQRPLEISPVVGLACLPKRHHQWSVNIPCYVSGWGITDIADMHSRHVSSVLHHAKVKLWGQAKCQAVYKSRLIPTMICAGYEHGEIDACKGDSGGPLVCQTVGGAWTQVGVVSWGEGCGTRGKPGVYTRVDSFLDWILDLTAQDVAQTSCDFETPFICGYVTNVNSTSSFLWSRRPGGQREPGRPAKDHTQGNETGYYMYAQIDYENEGEKATLFTPKINVESVACLTFYTVFFDNPHASLTVNAIGHGSNRTQPLLHLRNEGSDWSEVEVELPHWTEQISFLASVNFGSVGGLGIDDVSVVGARCRDTAKLSCDFDDGTVCQYNQSDDDTSDWLMTSNPREGDNDTSGGRYLQADLRRGGIGGTAKLVSPVMTSSVTRCLHFRYRISPAHTASLSVCTLSVVNPVNKFLDCSTWTRSSSPRDDWHAGHASLPPSAYPYAVVFNAGRGFKGGVVNIDDVAKVDGSCG from the exons ATGGGTGCAGCTTCCGTGTTCACGCTTTTTG TTCTGTTGGCATCCTTCGCGGTTTCCACTGGAAATGCATGCGGCGGAAATCACGTGATTAGGCACCAGCCAATCAGCTTTTCGTCCCCAGACTATGGCGTCGCACCATATCCGGTGAACAGTATGTGTTACTGGGTGTTCACCTCGTATAACAAAAAG CCTCTTCGACTGACATTTAGTGAAATGGACCTGGAGGCCCACCCAAAATGTTACAACGATTATGTCGTCATCTATACCGGAAGCTGCGGGGGGTCCCGTCCCATCAAGCGTTGCGGCTGGTCTCTTCCGCATCCGGTGATCTCCAAAGGGGGACGACTGTGCGTGATGTTCCGGTCCGACAGCATGATGTCTCTCCGAGGTTTCAACGCCAGCGTGGAACTCATTACTG AAACACCAAAGCCAGACGCCTCTTCCATCTCAGTTTTACCCTCACCTTCAGTTCTTGCCACGACAATCTCCACGGCAGCTACTTGGCACTCTTCTTCATCTTCCACCACGTTGACAGGTTCAGACGACGGGGACAGCAAAGACCCACCACATACCTCCATACCACCCGACCCCAGCGTTCCTTCCCCCACAGCCACAGTGCAATACCCCGATGATACCCGTGATGCCTCCAGACTTTCACAGTATGTAACTCTTCAAACGGGGGGAGGGTTTGTGTCCTCCCTGACAGAACTCGAGCCACGAACAAAAATACTACTTCTGACGACTTCTGTACAGTCTTCGATGTCAGGGAGTGTTTTGACTTTTTCGGAGATTTCGTTGAAGTCTGTTCACACATcttttgagtcaacgttgttttcattgtcGTCGTCTTCGGGGCAGTTGATGACTTCTGATTTGTTTACAcctttgtcatcatcatcatcgtcgtcgtcgtcgtcctcctcctcctcctcctcctcctcctcctcctcctcatcatcatcatcatcatcaccatcattatTGTCATCAGTGATGCCCTCCTTTTTGACAACAAACGTCATCGAAGACGTGACTCGTAAGGACTCGTTGGAAACCCCGGTGATGTCAACAGTGAAGGCAACGGAGACGCACTCCATGACATATTTTCATTCTGTCAGTTCTGCAGTCGAGGAGATGCCCGCACCTTCTTCAGTAGTATTTCTAGCGGCGTCTGCTTCGCAAGCGTCTCCGTTGTCGGGTCTATTCCCTTCTCCTACGATGGTGTCGTCATTGTCTTTGGCGTCAACGGTATTGTCGACGTCACTGACAGAGTCACCTTCGCCGTTCGCTTCATCGCCGTTGTACCCGTCTGTGTTACCACTGCCGTCgttgtcgtctttgtattggtcATCGGCATCGTCTTCgccgtcgtcatcatcatcttcagcGTGGTTTTTGCAGCCACCGTTGTCATCGCCAATGAATGTCGTATCCGGTGAATTTTCTTCGTCGTCGCTGGTGACAAGTACAAACCCTGCCACAAACAAACCCACGACGGTCGCTGCAGTACCCTCAACATCCCTCGCAAGTGTTCAGACGAGTGGCGCAACACCAGAAGACTCTACCGCTTCTCTTCCCCTAGCGCCTTGTGTTGGGGAAGGTTACGTCGTTGCTACGTCACACGTTGTGATGTCACCCAATTTTGGACTGGGACAGGTGTACCCCAATGGCGCGCGCTGCCTATGGAAGATTGCTGTTCCGAAG CAGGATGGAGAGGCCTTGCTCACCTTCACAAGCATGGACATCGAATACCACCCGCAATGCCTTTACGATGTCCTCAACATCTACTCCGCCCAACCCGCCAGTACTGGCAACGGAAGCCTGAATACACCTGCCAGCACCGGCGTCGGGAGCCTCAACACCCCAACATCCTCGAACAGTGCCTTACACCCGCAGCTACCCGCCTCTCCAGATCACACGTATTGTGGTACAGCGGTCCCCGCGCCTTTGACTTTCCTTGGCGATTTCTTCGTAGAGTTCAAATCTGACGGCGTCATTCCCAGGCCTGGCTTTGCGGCGACTGTTAAGATCCTGGACCCTCCGCCAG AACCTACCACCACAAGTTCTACTACGACCACCAGCACAACTACtactacgacgacgacgaccactaccaccaccatccCGACTGCGCCATCTACGCTGAAACCCGCAACCGCGTCCCAGATAGAGGAAGTTGAAATGTGCAAGACGAAGACTGCGTATGTGGAGCAGGAAGTGTACGTCATTTCCCCTGGCTACCAGGCCGGCCAGTATCCAATCAACGTGCAGTGTGGTCTGACACTCACCACATCCGCTGGCAAG AAACTCTATGTGGAGTTCTTGGAAATAGCGGTTGAGTATCACAGAAGCTGCAGCTGGGACCGGCTTACAGTCTACGATGGCTACGTCAGCAAACAAACGATGTTAGCGACGTGTTGCGGCGTCAGTCCCCCTTCTGACGTCATCACTGTGACGTCAATGCTGACGCTGGAGTTTGTTTCTGACGTCATTTATCCGGATAGAGGGTTCCGACTTCGGATCTCAGTCATTG AAGACAGCAACGAAACCACCAGCAAACTGCCATCTCCATCACCATCGACCACAACTCCTCTCCCGGATGCAACGAACCCTTCATCAAGTAGCAATACCTCGCAACCCACCACAGTTCAAGACATGTCATCTCTCTCACAGATATCGTCCGCAGTTTCACCAACCTCCAAAACTAAAATCTCAGCTCCAGCGGCAAAAACTACCCCAGCTGTTTCATCGTCGGCTTTGCTACAACCCCAGGATGACTCCTCAAAATTGCTCGAGTATGCACCCTTGACCTCACTTTCCTCAAAGCCTGCATTTACCGATTCGTCAGCGGACGATTCCTCAACAATTTCGCCCTATGCAACCTTGCCCATGGAGAATGTTCACACCATGTTTGAGGCCACACCGACGACTGTTACGTTGTCTTCGTTTCGAAATACTGCATCTGCTGAATCATCGATGGAAGATTCCTCAAGAATTCTGCCTTCTTCAACCTTATCGCTGGAAAGTGCTGACACCTTTTTTGAGACTGCTCCGACTACATCCTTGCACGCTTCTTTCCCAAACACTGTGTTAGTTGCGGACACTGGCTCGGTGCTTTCCCCGTCGACAGAACAAACGGATGCGTCTGTTGAGTCTTTACAACCATGGTCAATGTCCGCAAGTGTATATCCTTCCTTACCAGAAAGCACGCTTCCTCCTTCCCAGGCAGGAAGTCAGACAACATCTGTCCCATCTCAGAAAACATCCACAGGTGTTGAAACCACAGTTTCAAAGGCATCCAAAGATGTTTCAACCGTAACGACATCCACAGAGACAACGACGCGAACTCCGACAACTGTCACGTCTACCACCACCATGGTGAGCCAAGTGAAAAATATGACAGTAGAGGCTTGCTCCGGAGTGCCCGCCATCTTGTCCAGTCAAACAGGGGAGATCACTTCCCCGGGTTTCCTGAGCGGCGAGAGTTATCCCGACAACATACGCTGTCTGTGGGTGGTTGAGGTGCCAACCGGAATG ATGGTTCGTCTGAAATTCACCTCCTTTGACGTGGAAAATCAATCATCATGCTCCTTTGATAGTCTGAAGATCTGGGAGAGCGAACCTGAGACCGGAACCCTGCTTCGCTCATTTTGTGGTGCGTCACTTCCGGAGGACGTGACGTCAGAACAAAACCTCGTTCTGGACTTCAACTCTGATCGAATCGGTCGTGCCTCAGGTTTTCGTGCAATATACGAACTTCTCCATTTAGTGACACAAACTCCAG ATGCGTGTCCGGAAGGGCGTGCAGCATGCCGGAGTGGGCTGTGCATTCCACACCAGTGGTTCTGTGACGGCGAAGAGGACTGTCCGTCTGGCGATGACGAGGAGAACTGTG GTGGTTGCCAAGAGGGCGAGTTTCAGTGTCTGGACGACAGTTGCCTTCCTGGGTACAACGTGTGTGATGGGACCGCTCAGTGCTCAGACCGTGAAGACGAGCAAATGTGTG TTCGCGTTACAACTGATGGCTTGTTACAAGTCAACAGAGAAGGCGAGTGGATTCCGGTCTGTGAGCGAAATTGGACGCAGGAAGTTGCAAACGGAGCATGCGCGGCAGCAAATCTCGG ACCCGTGATAGAGTTCGGCACCACATCTGTCAACGCTGAAATCTTCGCATTGTGGAGAAAGGAGGATGCTGCCATGTACCTACAGGCCAAGGGTGCGGCAAACCTAAG TTCCCGGTGTCCCGCCAACAAGGCTGTTGTGGTGTCGTGCTCAGAACGAg TGTGTGGAAAGGGGgactccccctccctcccccagcCCTACGTGCTGGGCAGCGAAGCCTCGGTGAACGGTCAGTGGCCCTGGACAGTGGCCATAATGACAGGGGGCACATTCAAGTGTGGAGGGTCACTCGTTGATGACCAGTGGGTGGTCACAGCTGCCCACTGCCTGTACAA TCTCATCAACATACCGGAAAGGCTGACCGTGACTTCCGGTAACGTCAACCTGTACGCCAAGACGCGACAAGAGACGAGAGTCAGCGAGATCATCCTACACCCTGACAACGACTTCATCTCCAACTCCGACATCGCTCTGATGCGACTGCAGCGACCTCTGGAGATCTCCCCCGTCGTCGGTCTCGCCTGTCTGCCCAAACGACACCACCAGTGGAGCGTCAACATCCCTTGCTATGTCAGTGGCTGGGGCATTACGGATATCGCGG ATATGCACAGCAGACATGTGTCATCCGTGCTGCACCACGCCAAGGTGAAACTGTGGGGTCAAGCCAAGTGCCAGGCGGTGTACAAGTCTCGTCTCATCCCCACCATGATTTGTGCCGGCTACGAACACGGGGAAATTGACGCCTGCAAA GGTGACAGCGGCGGACCCTTAGTGTGTCAGACGGTGGGCGGAGCTTGGACACAGGTGGGCGTGGTCAGCTGGGGGGAGGGCTGCGGCACGCGGGGCAAGCCAGGGGTCTACACGCGCGTCGACTCTTTCCTGGACTGGATCCTGGACCTGACTGCACAAGACG tggCACAAACCTCCTGCGATTTTGAGACTCCATTTATATGTGGTTACGTCACAAACGTGAATTCAACGTCATCATTTCTGTGGTCGCGCCGACCAGGGGGACAAAGGGAGCCGGGTCGTCCTGCTAAAGACCACACGCAAGGCAATGAGACAG GTTACTACATGTACGCACAAATCGATTATGAGAACGAGGGGGAGAAGGCAACTCTCTTCACACCCAAAATAAACGTGGAGTCCGTTGCCTGTCTCACCTTTTACACCGTCTTCTTTGACAACCCCCATGCTTCCCTAACAGTCAACGCCATTGGACATGGTTCCAACCGAACACAACCGCTCTTGCATTTGAGAAACGAGGGCAGTGATTGGTCGGAGGTGGAAGTGGAGCTTCCTCATTGGACAGAGCAGATTTCCTTCTTGGCGAGTGTAAACTTTGGAAGTGTAGGAGGTCTTGGAATCGATGACGTCAGCGTAGTTGGCGCTCGGTGTCGAG ACACGGCTAAACTATCGTGTGACTTCGATGATGGAACAGTTTGCCAATACAATCAGTCCGACGACGACACGTCTGATTGGTTGATGACGTCCAATCCGCGTGAAGGAGACAATGATACGTCTG